In the Variovorax sp. S12S4 genome, one interval contains:
- a CDS encoding glycosyltransferase family 4 protein translates to MKIAQIAPLYEAVPPRLYGGTERVVAHLANALVDQGHEVTLFASADTQTRAQLAPMRAQALRLDPAPLKSDLASHLSMLHEVRRRAHQFDVLHFHVDLMHFPFFEDMAGRTLTTLHGRLDIADLPGAYMRWSRYPLVSISRHQRKPLPFANWFATIPHGLDETPYAFQPKPDGYLAFLGRISPEKRPDRAIEIAKKAGLPLKIAAKVDAADASYFAQKIKPMLDHPLVEFIGEIGDADKAKFLGGARALLFPIDWPEPFGLVMIEAMACGTPVIGWRCGSVPEVIEHGVSGLIVEDESEAVEAVRAIGKLDRRRVREAFESRFSAHAMASAYVEQYKRLIGGGVLPPQDHVYHEAA, encoded by the coding sequence TTCCGCCGCGGCTCTACGGCGGCACCGAACGGGTCGTCGCCCACCTGGCCAACGCGCTGGTCGACCAGGGACACGAAGTCACGCTGTTCGCTTCGGCGGACACCCAGACCCGGGCCCAGCTGGCCCCCATGCGCGCGCAGGCCCTGCGCCTGGACCCGGCGCCGCTGAAGTCCGACCTGGCCAGCCACCTGAGCATGCTTCACGAAGTGCGGCGACGAGCGCACCAGTTCGACGTGCTGCACTTCCACGTCGACCTGATGCACTTTCCGTTCTTCGAAGACATGGCGGGCCGCACGCTCACCACGCTTCATGGCCGGCTCGACATTGCCGATCTGCCCGGCGCCTACATGCGCTGGAGCCGCTATCCGCTGGTCTCCATCTCGCGCCACCAGCGAAAGCCGCTGCCTTTTGCCAACTGGTTCGCGACCATTCCCCACGGGCTGGACGAAACGCCCTATGCCTTCCAGCCCAAGCCTGACGGATACCTGGCTTTCCTGGGGCGCATCTCGCCCGAGAAGCGGCCCGACCGCGCCATCGAGATCGCGAAGAAAGCGGGGCTCCCGCTCAAGATCGCGGCCAAGGTCGATGCAGCCGATGCAAGCTACTTTGCGCAAAAGATCAAGCCGATGCTCGACCACCCACTCGTCGAATTCATCGGCGAGATCGGCGATGCCGACAAGGCCAAATTTCTTGGCGGTGCGCGCGCGCTGCTCTTTCCCATCGACTGGCCGGAGCCCTTTGGCCTGGTGATGATCGAGGCCATGGCTTGCGGCACGCCGGTGATCGGGTGGCGCTGCGGCTCGGTGCCCGAAGTGATCGAGCACGGCGTGAGCGGGCTCATCGTCGAAGACGAGTCAGAGGCGGTGGAGGCGGTGCGCGCCATCGGCAAGCTCGACCGGCGCCGCGTGCGCGAGGCGTTCGAAAGCAGGTTCTCCGCGCATGCGATGGCAAGTGCCTACGTCGAGCAATACAAGCGGCTGATCGGTGGCGGGGTGCTGCCGCCGCAAGACCATGTCTACCACGAGGCGGCCTGA